From the genome of Mycoplasmopsis bovis PG45:
TTAAAATTAGTTTTTTTAGTCCTGGAAGAACTATTAATAGATGAATAACAGAAAAGAAAACTATGAAGACAACTTTGACTGATGAGTATGCGTGCATACTTTCAATAAATTCTGCTTTTATGTTTTTTGAATTAAACTCAAAATATTGAATGAAATTAATAGAATTTAATACTATATCAACTATAAAACAGCTTAATAAGAAAATTATTGGCAATAAAACAACAAAGATTAAAAAGTTTCTTTTTTTACTGCTTTTTAATTGAAACAAGGCTCAAAGACTTGATTGAGCTGATAAGGATAGATTATTCATTATTGTATACCTCTCTCAAATTCCTCAACATCTATATTTTTATTGTTCATCATAAAATAACTTTTATCTGCTATGGTAGGTTTTTTGTTAATAGGGGATAAAGCAATCAATGTTCAACTTCAGTACAATGAACTATCCATAATAACTTGTGAACGTCCCGGTCATCCAAAGTGAACCAATGTCTTGTTGCCGTTATCAAAATAGCCATAAACAACAACTGCATGTATATCCCGTTCCCCTTGACTATTCAAAGGTATTTTTCCCATTATTAAGCAAGGTTGGTCAGAATCTATCCATGCTCATGGCCTTATGGCACCAACAGTCCTATGGTGTACATATATTGGTGATTTTCTTCCATCATTTAATAGCCTTTCAACAGCACCTGATAAAACTCTTGCAGATGTTGCAAATCAATGGCTATTGTATTTTGCTCACAAGTCGTAAACTAACTTTTCATTAAAATCAGGTCCAGTAGGATAACTTCATTTGTCATTATTAGCTTTAGAATTAGATGGCTTAATCATATACCTTTCTTGTTGCTCTTTTGTGAGAGTATCTTGCGATAAAAACAATTGACTATACTGAATTAATATTGATGATGCAATATAATGACAAAGGCCACGTTTCATTGGATCATCGTAATGAAAATTAATAGGTACAGTGTACCCAAAACCATCAAGCAAGGTTTTAAACCATCATGAGTGCGAAACCTCTTTATCTGCTTTTATGATTTCTTTACTAAAATTTCTAAATTCAGGAACATATGACCCAAGCAACATTACTGAGTAATTTGATTTGTTGTTACTACTTGATATTTGAGTTTTAGAATTTATTAACTCTTTATCATTTAGTGTTTTCAGCACATTAACATCATTCTTCTTCAAGCTTACAAAAAGGGGGTTATTTTTTTTAAATTCAAAATCTTTATCAATCTCAAAAAATTCGCCAGTAAACAAATTGAAAGAGTACTTTTTATTTTTGGCTAATTTCTCAATTTTACTTTCAGTAGCTTTTAAACTTAAAAGAAGTGAGGTGAAATTTTCTAATGAAAAAACCGCAGACCCAAATGGTAAGTATTCGACATACACCATTGGGTTTCCCATATCGTCAGTAAAGTACTTAATTTTTTTTACCTTAAAATCAACTTTTTTATTGTATTTAAACATTTCCAATTCCATATACTTCAAAATTTCTTTAATACTTAATTTTGAATATTCAGAAATTATGTTTTGTTCTTTAGGAGAAGCGAATAAGTCATTTATGTTGGCATTATATTGTGTGTTTGTATAATTTAAATCGCACATCACATCCTCCTTCCTTAATTTAATTATATTAAATTAGACGTTCGCACATTGTGTGCCGATTGAAATCAACACAAAAATACACATAAATTGCTTGATTTATGAAAATTTTCACACAGAAAGTAAACTATTAATTAAAGCAATAATAATGATTAATACACAACACAAAACCTTAAAAAATATTTTGCATAACTTATTTTTAGTATAAAATTATATTGCTTATGCAAATGTAGTTCAATGGTAGAACACCAGCTTGCCATGCTGGATACGGGGGTTCAATTCCCCTCATTTGCTCCATATATCATTTGGTACCATAAATGCTGATAAACAGCATTTTTATTTTTAAAAATGAGCCATTAATTTGGCTCATTGTTAAACTTTGTTACTTATTTTCAATTGCACTAATGCCAGGAAGTTCTAAGCCTTGTAGGAATTCTAATGAAGCTCCACCACCTGTTGAAACGTGTGAGAATTTGTTTTCCATTCCTAATTTTTGCACTGCAGCAACGCTGTCACCGCCACCTACAACTGAATAGCATGAATCTAATTTAGATATTGCTTTAGCTATTTCTAATGTACCTGTGCTGTAGTTTTTAAACTCAGCAACACCCATTGGTCCATTTCACACAACAGTTTTAGCGCCCTCTAAAGCTTCTTTAAATAGTGATATTGATTTAGGACCAATATCTAGTCCCATTTGGTCTTCTGGAATGTTTAATTCGCAGTAAACAGGCTCGACATCAGCATATTCTTTTGCACACGCGTTGTCAACTGGAAGAATAACTTTTGTGCTGTATTTTTCTAAAAAGTCTTTAGCAAAGGGCAAGAAGTCATCTTCACAAATAGATGTGCCAATTGTGTAGCCTAATGCTTTTTTGAATGTATAAGCCATTCCACCACCAATTATCATCTTATCAACTAGTGGGATTAAGTGTTCTAACACTTTAATTTTGTCACTAACTTTAGCGCCACCAATGATTGCAACATATGGGTGTGATGGAGCAACAATAGCCTTTGTTAATGATTCAATTTCTTTTTGCATTAAGTAGCCAACTACAGAGTGTTCAATGTGTTTTGCAATACCAACATTAGAAGCATGAGCTCTGTGTGCTGTTCCAAAAGCATCATTAACAAATATATCACCCAATGATGCTCAATACTTACCTAATTCAGGATTATTTTTGCTTTCAGCTTTTTCGTTAATATCTTCATAACGAGTATTTTGCATTAATATAACATCGCCATTATGCATATTGTTAATAGCGTTTTCTAATTCAATGCCTCTTGTAGAATCTACAAATAAAACAGGCTTATTCAACAAATTAGATAACTCTACAGAAACAGGAAAGAGATCGTTTTTAGCCATATCATCAGCACTTTTAATTCTGCCAAGGTGTGACATTAAAATTAACTTTCCGCCTTCATTAATTATTTTTTTAATAGTAGGAATTGCAGCAACAATTCTTTTGTTAGATGTAATAACACCATTTTTGATTGGCACATTAAAGTCTGCTCTCATTAAGACCTTTTTACCCATAAATTTAACATCATCAATACTTTTTTTCATATTTGTCCTTTAATAACTAATGATCATTTTTATAATTATAAATTTTATTTTTGAACTTTTATTACTATCTAACCAATATGCAACTATAAATGAAAATATAATGTAAAAAATTCCAAAAATTTTATTCAAGAGTATTATCCTGCATACATTATCAGTATCAGATAATATATAATATGTAGTATTAATAATATAAATTAAGGATTAATAATATCTATGGACATAAATAAATATATTTCTGAATACTTTCATAAAACTAAGAAAATATTGGAAACTAAAAATCCAGATAACATAATCACATTGCAATTTTTCCAAAGAAGAGATAATGCAATGCTAGCTGGAATGGAAGAAGCTTTAGACTTTTTAGAAAAGCACACAGATACATCTAAATATAAAATTAGATATCTTAAAGATGGAACAATAATGAGCAAAATGGAAGTAGCACTTGAATTAACTGGTCGCTACCAAGATTTTGGTATTTATGAAGGCATTATTGATGGCATTTTAACTAGAAGTACATCAATTGCAACTAATGCATATGAATGTGTTAAAGCAGCCAATGGTAAGGAAATTATATTTATGGGCGATAGAGCTGATCATTACTTAATGCAAGTAATTGATGGCAAAGCTGTTTCAGTTGCAGGTGTAAGCGCTATGTCAACTGATGCTCAAAATGTTAATCCTTCTAGCTCATCATTTGGATCGGTACCGCACATTTTGATTCAAAATTTCGCTGGAAATACAGCAGAAGCAATGGCGGCTTATGCAAATGTGTGACCTGAAGATCAAATTATTTCATTAGTTGATTACCATAATAACGTAATTGAGCAATCATTAGAATCTTTCAGAAAATTAGGCAATCGTCTTTATGGCGTAAGGATTGATACTTCTAAGAATATGAAGGATAAAATGTTCAACAACGAAGCTGATAACAAAGAGTATTATGGCGTAAATATTGAGATGATTAAAAGGCTTAGAGAAGCCTTAGATAATGCAGGCGGTAAGGACGTAAAAATCATTGTCTCTTCAGGTTTTAGTGCTGAAAAAATAAGAAAATTTGAAGAAGCAAATACACCTGTTGATTCATATGGTGTTGGTCAGGCAATGTTTAAGTTTGAGTGCTTTTTCTCGGCTGATGCAGTATTGTTAAATGGCAAAAATGAAGCTAAAGACGGCAGAATGTATCGTCCAAATAGTAAGTTGATTGACTATAACTAATTAAAAGCCTATAAAACAGCTATTTTGGTCAATATAGCTGTTTTAATTTTTTATTCATTTTACAGCAAAATGTCATTTTATTAAGGTTGGCGTTATTCTTATTATTATATATAATATTAATATTAAGATATAAACACATTTTTTAGGAATTAATACTTAAGCACAGGAGATAATATATGGCTTACAAAAAACCTCAGATTTCTAATGAAATTGTTCGTTTTGTTGGTGAAATTTCAACGACAGCTGGTGGCTATAAAAAAGAGTTAAATCTTATTTCATGAAATGGTGGCGAAGCCAAATATGATATAAGAGACTGAAATAATGATCACTCACGTTCTAGCAAAGGAATTACTCTTACTTTGGAAGAGTTAAAAAATTTAAGAGATTTACTAACAACTGAATTGGCTGATAAATAAAACTATAAATAATTTTAGATTATCCTTCCTTGCTAAGGAATATTTTGTTTTTCTAATAAAACAAGGAGAATTATGCTCAAATTACAGAAGGCAACTGACAAAGACTTAAAGAACATATATAGCTTTTTAGATACTGATAGGCTACTTAACTTCTTTTTTATTGGGGATATAAAAACATATGGCTTAAATTCTGAATTTATGCCTGTATTTATTAGTAAAGATGAAAATGACAAAGTTAACTCAATAGTTTTAATATATTATGCAACATTACTAATTTATGATCCTTACAAATTGATTCAAGTTAATGATTTAGAAAATCTAATTAAGCTTCATAATATTCAAACAATCAATATAAGTGACAAAATATATAAGCATTATGCTTCTTATTTTGAAATTAATCAAGATATATACGAAGTAAATCATCAAGAATTAGCATATTGCGATAAGCCAGTTACTGACTTGGATTTATCGGAAGTTACAAGAGCCAAATATGAAGATTTAGAAAAAATTGTTGATTCAAGAATGCAAATTAATGAATTTAGTGCACTAATTTCTAATTATCAAAAGGAACTTGAAACCTACCAAAATGCCTATAAAAAAGGCGTTTTAGACCCATTTATTATTAAAAAAGATAATAAAGTAGTAGCTAATTCATTGGTGGCAATCAAAACTGATGATGTGGTATTAGTAGGCGGAGTTTATTGTTTAAATGAGTTTAGAAATAAAGGTTATGCAACTAAAACTGTTGCCGCTTTAACTAATTACATAGTTAACGAAGAAAAAAAGACTGCAATGCTTTTTTATCATAATCCAGCAGCTGGAAGAATTTATCATAAAATAGGTTATATTCCTTGTGGTAACTTATACACTATTGCAGTTAAGGGTCATCTTAAATAAAAGTAAAAAGGGGCAAAAATGTTAAATTTTTTAGAAAATAGAATACAAAAATCTATTAAAAAAATGGCTAGTAAGACAGTTGTTAGTGAAGAAGACATTCTAGGTGTTGCTAGAGACATTAAAATGGCTTTATTAGAAGCTGACGTTAATTTAAAAGTTGTTAAAGATTTTGTGGCTAATGTTAAAGAAAAGGCACTTAGTGCAAATTTAGTCGGAACTTTGAATGCTGAACAGACAATGATCAAAATTGTTCACAATGAATTGGTTGATATTCTAGGTAAAGAAGTTAGACCAATTGAGATTACAAAAAAGCCATATATTATTATGATGACCGGACTTCAAGGTAGTGGAAAAACAACTGCTTGTGCCAAAATTGCTCACTTTTTAAAGAAAAAGAATCAAATTGAGAAGCCACTTTTAGTAGCAGCTGATATTTACCGTCCAGCTGCTGTGCAACAATTAGTAACCTTGGCTAAAGGAATCCAAGTCGATTACTTTGAAAAAGGAACTAATGTTTCAGCACAGCAGATAGTTAAAGAATCATTAACTTTTGCTAAAGAAAACAAAAACGATCTTATTATCATTGACACTGCAGGACGTTTAAGCATTGATGAGCCATTAATGAACGAATTGTGAGAGTTAAAGAATATTTGCGAACCACAAGAAATCTTTTTTGTAGCAGATGCACTTAGTGGTCAAGATATTATTAATGTAGCAAATACATTTAACAATAGACTAAAGCTAACTGGTTCAGTTATAACAAAATTAGATTCAGATGCACGTGGTGGTGCTGCACTTAGTCTTTCAAAAGTTTTATCGTTGCCAATAAGATTCATTGGAACTGGTGAAAAAATTGGTAATTTAGATTTATTCTACCCTGATAGAATGGCTGATCGTATTTTAGGAATGGGCGATGTAATGAGTTTAATTGAAAAAGCTGAAGAAGTTATTGACCCATCGATGGCTAATAATATGGTAGCAAAATTGCTAAGAGGGAATTTTACTATAGATGATTTAATGAACAACTTAATGCAAATTAAAAAGTTAGGAAAAATGAGTAAAATTCTCAAAATGATTCCTGGTTTAGCAAATAAAGTTAGTCCTGAAAAAATTGAAGAAGCTGAGAGAAAAATGGCTATTTATGAGATTTTAATTAGCTCAATGACAGTTAAAGAAAGAAAGAATCCAAAACTACTTAAGCAAGCTTCTAGAAAGAAAAGAATAATGGAAGGTTCTGGCAGAAGTGCTCAAGAGTACAATAAGCTTTTAAATGACTTTGATCAGATGTCAAAAAATATGACTGAAATGGCTAAAAAAGTTAAGAGCGGAGACCTTTCAGAACTTAATAAATTAGGTTTTGGATCTGGCGGGTTTTAATATATAATAGGCAATTATGAAAGCAATAAATAATTTTTGACTTCCTAGACTATTTAGCAATGAGTATATAGAAGGCACCTTGGCTTTTAAAGGTTATCATGGTGCACTTTTGTCGCAATCTATTTATTGATCTTTTGTTGCAGCGGCAATAATAGCTTCAGTGCTAATAAGTTTCTTCAGACGCATAATTAAAGAAAATTATGCAGGAACAAAAAAAATAATGTTTCTCCCAAAAGTGCTGTTTTGAAGAATTTTTGGCATATTATCATTAGCAGGAATAGTTGCTAGATGTATTATTGTTATATTAACAAATTATCAATTTAAATTCGAAATATTACCATTACATTTTTGCAGGCTTATGGTTATTTTCCTTGCTGTTGCAATGATTATCAATAGAATTGATTTAATTAAATATTTTGGATTTTTAAGTGTTTTTGGAGCAATATCTGCACTATTTGTTCCATCAATGGGTGAATATTCTGGAGCTGATAACTTCTGATTCTGAGATTATTTACTTCTTCATATTTATTCATTTGTTGTTCCGTTTCTTTTATTTGCCATTTCAAAATTTGAATATACATTTAAAACAACAGTAGTAACAATTACTTTCTTTGTTGTAATGTGCTTATTAATGTTTGGAATAAATTTTGCATTAGATACTTATGCAAAAGATCCTACTTGAAAGTCTAATTATTGATACCTTGGACTTAATGAAAACAATGACTTATATCAAAAATTTGGCAAGGTAGTGGCTTGACCAACTCACATATTACTTTTTATATTTTTAGGTATTGTATTAACTATTTTATTTATTGCAGTATGAGCATTATTTGACAAAATTTATATTATTAAAGAAGAAGGAAAAATAAAGGCTTATGTAACTCGTTCTGACTTTTGAGTTAAATACAAAGAGTCGATGAAACAATTTTTCAAAAGAGATAAAAATAGAAAAAAAGATGAATTTGCTACTATTGCAAATTAGATTAAGCAATTTGCTTTTGCTATTGAAATATTAAGCTAAAATAATAATCACTACAATATAGCATATAGAGTTGTGGAGCTTAGCTAGCTGTGAAACAAGCCAACCTGCATATTAATTGTAAGGTGGATAGCAAGAGATATATAAATATCTAACATGCAACAGTATAATTTTTACTCCCAGCCTATTTGCAATAACAATAGGCGGGAGTTTTATTTTATGACTAAAAATAGAAAAATTTTATTCACTAGTGAATCAGTTGGAATGGGGCATCCAGACAAGATTTGCGATCAAATCAGTGACGCGGTAATTGATGAATTTATAAAAATAGATCCTTACTCTAGACTGGCCATTGAAACGGTTGCTTCAGGTAATCAAATTTATATAACTGGTGAAATAGCCTCAAATGCATCAGTTGACATTAAAAAAGTTGCGCTTGAAACTATTTTCAATATTGATAATGACTATCAAATTAATATACCCGAAGTTATTTTAAACATAAAAAAACAAAGTGATGATATTGCGCAAGGCGTGCTTTTAGATGATGATGAAATAGGCGCTGGCGATCAAGGAATTATGTTTGGATATGCAACAAATGAAACTCCTGAGTATATGCCACTTGCTATAACATTAGCACACAGAATTGTCCAAAAAGCAAGTGAATTAATTAAATTAGGTGAATTTAAGCATGCTAAAAGTGATATGAAAAGCCAAGTAACATTAGATTTTTCAGATAATCAAACAAAAGTTGAGACAGTTTTATTCTCATGCCAACATGATGAGAAATTTGACGAAAATACTTTTAAAACAACCATAATTGAAAAAATTATTTACCCAATTATGGATGAGTATAAACTTAATAAACCAAATAGAATCTTGATAAATCCAACCGGAAGATTTGTAATTGGTGGAATTGTTGGAGATGCTGGATTAACAGGTAGAAAAATAATAGTTGATACATACGGTGGAACAGCACACCATGGTGGAGGTGCTTTTAGTGGCAAAGACGCAACTAAGGTTGACCGTTCTGCTGCTTATGCTTGCCGTTGAATTGCTAAGAATTTAGTAGCTGCAGGAGTAGCCGATAAATTAGAAATACAAGTGTCATATGCAATTGGTGTTGCTGAGCCAGTGTCGATATACGTTGATTCGTTTGGAACAAATAAAGTACCAAATGGATTAATTGTTGATGCTATAAATAGCATATTTGATTTAAGACCAAGAGCAATAATTCACGAATTAGAACTAAGAAAACCTATTTATAAAAAAACAGCATGTTTTGGCCATTTTGGTCGTAAAGATGTATTGTTTCCTTGAGAAAAACTTGATAAAGTTTCTGAAGTTAAGGCCTATTTTGGCTTAAAATAGCCATGTAAAATATTTTGCGCAAATGTAATCTTTATGGTAAAATTGATAAATCACCATATAAAAAGAGGTCACAAGCATGCGTAAAATTGTTAGAGTCAAAAATAAATTACGTGCTGAAAAAAGATTACACAAGTTACAATTAGAACAAGCACGTGACAAAAGAAGAGCTGAAAGAGCAGCAGCTGAACAAGCTAAATAGTATTCAAAAACTTAATAAATTAAAAATCAAGCAGCGACGCTTGATTTTTTACATTTTAGTCAGTTATTTTTCCTTTAGCTCTATAAAACAGTTTGATAGTAAAGCTTCATTATTGTTAAAATCTTGCAAAAATAGCCTGTAACTTGCTTTATTTTTCTCAAAGTCAATTTCATCTAATACCGAAATCAACGGCAGTAATTGACCATTTTCACTATAAACAGATGAATCATAAGATTTTTCATTGAGCCTAAAAACTAGGGTTACTGCATCTCTAAAGATATTTAGAGTTGAATTAGTGAATTCAATTCTAGTAACTACTTTAGTATCAGATTCTTTAAAGGTAAATGATTTTGTTTTTACTCCAAAGTTATCGTTATAAAGCTCATATTCAGCATCGACTTCAGTTTCTACTGTAACATCATCACTATTAGGTTGCTTAACAAGAGAGTTAAATATTATTTTCATTGTGATAGTCTTTTAAAAATTAAGTCCTTGCCAAATAAATAAATTGATTTTGCTAGCTCTGGGCCATGCTCAATATATGTTGTTGCTAGTCTAATAGGCATAAAAAGATTCTTTCCTTTTTTGCCTGTTTTAATGGCAACTTGGTCAATCGCTTCTTGAATTTGACTTATTGTAAAGTCTTTATTTTCAATCTCTTTTTTAAAAGCAAACACAACTTCAAGATCAGCTTCACTTAATAAAGGAACCACATCCAACGGATTATCATAATTTTCTTTTTCAACTAATAATTGTTTAAGTGCATAAACACTTTGCTTAAAGGTATCTACAAAAAGATTGGTTCACTCATCATCTTTTAAATTTAGTTGTTTAATAATTAAGCCATTATCCATATTTTTAATATATTGTTTTGAGAATCATTGCATTTTTTTAATGTCAAATTTTGAAGGAGACTTACTTAATCTAGCGGGGTCAAACTTTGTAATTATTTCATTATGGCTCATTAGTTCTGAATTATCAGCACTAGTTCAACCTAAAAGTGATAGAAAGTTAAAAATAGCATTTGGATCATAACCATCATTTTTGTAATCTTCAATAAATTGTTTTAATGATGTATCTCTTTTCGAAAGCTTTTTGCCTTCCATATTTGTAATAACAGTTAGATGGCCAAATTCAGGAGATTTTCACCCAAGAGCATTATAAATTGAGAGTTGTCTAGGTGTATTTGTAATGTGTTCTTCGCCCCTTAATACGTGAGTAATTTCCATATCATGATCGTCTACTACAACTGCAAAATTATATGTTGGATAGCCATCAGATTTTTGAATAACTCAGTCTCCAATATCATTTGAGTTAAAACTAATTTTGCCCCTAACAATATCATCTCATTCATAAGTAGTATCCTTAGGCATACAAAACCTTATTGAATACTCACCAGCGTTTTCTCTTCTTGTTTTTTCTTCTTCGCTTATTTTAAGCCAGTTTTTGTCATATCTAAAAGAAGCAATTCCATTCTTTTCAGCCTCATAGTGTTGCATCTCTAATTCTTCAGAAGTATCATAAGCTTTGTACGCAAAACCCTTTTGCACAAGTTCATTAGCAATTTCTCTATATCTGTCTAATTTTTCGCTTTGCCTATATTTTCCATATTTTTCATTAGGATTTAGTGGACTTTCATCTGGAATAATTCCTAATCATTTTAAGTTTTCTAA
Proteins encoded in this window:
- a CDS encoding putative cysteine peptidase, whose amino-acid sequence is MCDLNYTNTQYNANINDLFASPKEQNIISEYSKLSIKEILKYMELEMFKYNKKVDFKVKKIKYFTDDMGNPMVYVEYLPFGSAVFSLENFTSLLLSLKATESKIEKLAKNKKYSFNLFTGEFFEIDKDFEFKKNNPLFVSLKKNDVNVLKTLNDKELINSKTQISSSNNKSNYSVMLLGSYVPEFRNFSKEIIKADKEVSHSWWFKTLLDGFGYTVPINFHYDDPMKRGLCHYIASSILIQYSQLFLSQDTLTKEQQERYMIKPSNSKANNDKWSYPTGPDFNEKLVYDLWAKYNSHWFATSARVLSGAVERLLNDGRKSPIYVHHRTVGAIRPWAWIDSDQPCLIMGKIPLNSQGERDIHAVVVYGYFDNGNKTLVHFGWPGRSQVIMDSSLYWSWTLIALSPINKKPTIADKSYFMMNNKNIDVEEFERGIQ
- a CDS encoding phosphoglycerate kinase, whose product is MKKSIDDVKFMGKKVLMRADFNVPIKNGVITSNKRIVAAIPTIKKIINEGGKLILMSHLGRIKSADDMAKNDLFPVSVELSNLLNKPVLFVDSTRGIELENAINNMHNGDVILMQNTRYEDINEKAESKNNPELGKYWASLGDIFVNDAFGTAHRAHASNVGIAKHIEHSVVGYLMQKEIESLTKAIVAPSHPYVAIIGGAKVSDKIKVLEHLIPLVDKMIIGGGMAYTFKKALGYTIGTSICEDDFLPFAKDFLEKYSTKVILPVDNACAKEYADVEPVYCELNIPEDQMGLDIGPKSISLFKEALEGAKTVVWNGPMGVAEFKNYSTGTLEIAKAISKLDSCYSVVGGGDSVAAVQKLGMENKFSHVSTGGGASLEFLQGLELPGISAIENK
- a CDS encoding nicotinate phosphoribosyltransferase, giving the protein MDINKYISEYFHKTKKILETKNPDNIITLQFFQRRDNAMLAGMEEALDFLEKHTDTSKYKIRYLKDGTIMSKMEVALELTGRYQDFGIYEGIIDGILTRSTSIATNAYECVKAANGKEIIFMGDRADHYLMQVIDGKAVSVAGVSAMSTDAQNVNPSSSSFGSVPHILIQNFAGNTAEAMAAYANVWPEDQIISLVDYHNNVIEQSLESFRKLGNRLYGVRIDTSKNMKDKMFNNEADNKEYYGVNIEMIKRLREALDNAGGKDVKIIVSSGFSAEKIRKFEEANTPVDSYGVGQAMFKFECFFSADAVLLNGKNEAKDGRMYRPNSKLIDYN
- a CDS encoding YdbC family protein — translated: MAYKKPQISNEIVRFVGEISTTAGGYKKELNLISWNGGEAKYDIRDWNNDHSRSSKGITLTLEELKNLRDLLTTELADK
- a CDS encoding GNAT family N-acetyltransferase, with product MLKLQKATDKDLKNIYSFLDTDRLLNFFFIGDIKTYGLNSEFMPVFISKDENDKVNSIVLIYYATLLIYDPYKLIQVNDLENLIKLHNIQTINISDKIYKHYASYFEINQDIYEVNHQELAYCDKPVTDLDLSEVTRAKYEDLEKIVDSRMQINEFSALISNYQKELETYQNAYKKGVLDPFIIKKDNKVVANSLVAIKTDDVVLVGGVYCLNEFRNKGYATKTVAALTNYIVNEEKKTAMLFYHNPAAGRIYHKIGYIPCGNLYTIAVKGHLK
- the ffh gene encoding signal recognition particle protein, whose protein sequence is MLNFLENRIQKSIKKMASKTVVSEEDILGVARDIKMALLEADVNLKVVKDFVANVKEKALSANLVGTLNAEQTMIKIVHNELVDILGKEVRPIEITKKPYIIMMTGLQGSGKTTACAKIAHFLKKKNQIEKPLLVAADIYRPAAVQQLVTLAKGIQVDYFEKGTNVSAQQIVKESLTFAKENKNDLIIIDTAGRLSIDEPLMNELWELKNICEPQEIFFVADALSGQDIINVANTFNNRLKLTGSVITKLDSDARGGAALSLSKVLSLPIRFIGTGEKIGNLDLFYPDRMADRILGMGDVMSLIEKAEEVIDPSMANNMVAKLLRGNFTIDDLMNNLMQIKKLGKMSKILKMIPGLANKVSPEKIEEAERKMAIYEILISSMTVKERKNPKLLKQASRKKRIMEGSGRSAQEYNKLLNDFDQMSKNMTEMAKKVKSGDLSELNKLGFGSGGF
- a CDS encoding YwaF family protein, with protein sequence MKAINNFWLPRLFSNEYIEGTLAFKGYHGALLSQSIYWSFVAAAIIASVLISFFRRIIKENYAGTKKIMFLPKVLFWRIFGILSLAGIVARCIIVILTNYQFKFEILPLHFCRLMVIFLAVAMIINRIDLIKYFGFLSVFGAISALFVPSMGEYSGADNFWFWDYLLLHIYSFVVPFLLFAISKFEYTFKTTVVTITFFVVMCLLMFGINFALDTYAKDPTWKSNYWYLGLNENNDLYQKFGKVVAWPTHILLFIFLGIVLTILFIAVWALFDKIYIIKEEGKIKAYVTRSDFWVKYKESMKQFFKRDKNRKKDEFATIAN
- the metK gene encoding methionine adenosyltransferase; its protein translation is MTKNRKILFTSESVGMGHPDKICDQISDAVIDEFIKIDPYSRLAIETVASGNQIYITGEIASNASVDIKKVALETIFNIDNDYQINIPEVILNIKKQSDDIAQGVLLDDDEIGAGDQGIMFGYATNETPEYMPLAITLAHRIVQKASELIKLGEFKHAKSDMKSQVTLDFSDNQTKVETVLFSCQHDEKFDENTFKTTIIEKIIYPIMDEYKLNKPNRILINPTGRFVIGGIVGDAGLTGRKIIVDTYGGTAHHGGGAFSGKDATKVDRSAAYACRWIAKNLVAAGVADKLEIQVSYAIGVAEPVSIYVDSFGTNKVPNGLIVDAINSIFDLRPRAIIHELELRKPIYKKTACFGHFGRKDVLFPWEKLDKVSEVKAYFGLK
- the gltX gene encoding glutamate--tRNA ligase, yielding MNKVRTRYAPSPTGYLHIGGARTALFCYLFAKHYNGSFVFRLEDTDVKRNVADGERSQLENLKWLGIIPDESPLNPNEKYGKYRQSEKLDRYREIANELVQKGFAYKAYDTSEELEMQHYEAEKNGIASFRYDKNWLKISEEEKTRRENAGEYSIRFCMPKDTTYEWDDIVRGKISFNSNDIGDWVIQKSDGYPTYNFAVVVDDHDMEITHVLRGEEHITNTPRQLSIYNALGWKSPEFGHLTVITNMEGKKLSKRDTSLKQFIEDYKNDGYDPNAIFNFLSLLGWTSADNSELMSHNEIITKFDPARLSKSPSKFDIKKMQWFSKQYIKNMDNGLIIKQLNLKDDEWTNLFVDTFKQSVYALKQLLVEKENYDNPLDVVPLLSEADLEVVFAFKKEIENKDFTISQIQEAIDQVAIKTGKKGKNLFMPIRLATTYIEHGPELAKSIYLFGKDLIFKRLSQWK